From the genome of bacterium, one region includes:
- a CDS encoding response regulator, translating into MLKILVIDDEEGVLTLLKFRLGKFGHEVITSNNGIDGIRKARMFEPDLILLDLVMPGMSGFRVCELLKSYKKTKDIPIFIFTALDRLEDVERAFEKGADDYIVKPFEVVTINNTIENKFSMLIEKAEYKADFQERREETSEE; encoded by the coding sequence GTGCTAAAAATACTAGTAATAGATGATGAAGAAGGCGTCCTGACACTTCTTAAGTTCAGACTGGGGAAGTTTGGACACGAAGTGATTACCTCTAATAATGGAATAGATGGAATTAGAAAAGCAAGGATGTTTGAGCCAGACCTTATCCTTTTAGACCTGGTTATGCCCGGGATGAGTGGCTTCAGGGTTTGTGAGTTACTCAAGTCTTATAAGAAGACAAAAGATATTCCCATTTTCATATTTACCGCTTTAGACCGATTAGAAGATGTTGAGCGTGCTTTTGAGAAAGGAGCAGATGACTATATTGTGAAGCCATTCGAAGTTGTAACGATTAATAATACCATTGAGAATAAATTCAGCATGCTTATTGAAAAAGCCGAATATAAGGCGGATTTTCAGGAAAGGCGTGAAGAAACTTCTGAAGAATAA